A single window of Nicotiana sylvestris chromosome 5, ASM39365v2, whole genome shotgun sequence DNA harbors:
- the LOC104222744 gene encoding very-long-chain enoyl-CoA reductase, with protein sequence MKVLVVTRSGKELIKGGLELTDSATVTDLQEAIHKRTRKYYPSRQRLTLPVQPGSKERPTVLHYKKSLNEYTNGSTSELTVVFKDLGPQVKYSTLFFWEYLGPLVLYPIIYYFPVYKFFGYKEERVIHPVQTYAMYYWCFHYFKRIMETFFVHRFSHATSPLSNVFRNCAYYWSFGAFIAYYVNHPLYTPVSDLQMKIGFGFGLVCQVANFYCHLLLRNLRSPSGNGGYQIPYGFLFNIVTCANYTTEIYQWLGFNIATQTVAGYVFMVVAASIMTNWALGKHRRLRKLFDGKEGRPKYPRRWVILPPFL encoded by the exons ATGAAGGTTTTGGTAGTTACACGTAGCGGCAAAGAACTAATCAAGGGTGGCCTTGAGCTCACCGATTCC GCCACGGTTACTGATCTGCAGGAGGCAATTCATAAACGAA CCAGAAAATACTATCCTTCTAGACAGCGACTCACCCTGCCTGTCCAACCTGGGTCAAAAGAGAGGCCAACTGTTCTTCACTACAAGAAGAGTCTCAATGAATATACTAATGGGAGCACGAGTGAGTTAACCGTAGTTTTCAAGGATCTTGGTCCGCAGGTTAAGTATAGTACACTTTTCTTCTGGGAGTATCTAGGTCCTCTGGTACTCTATCCTATCATTTACTACTTTCCAGTCTACAAGTTTTTCGGCTACAAAGAAGAACGTGTTATCCACCCTGTCCAGACATATGCCATGTATTACTGGTGTTTCCACTACTTCAAAAGGATCATGGAGACCTTTTTTGTGCATCGCTTCAGCCATGCCACTTCTCCACTTTCCAATGTTTTCCGGAACTGTGCCTATTATTGGTCTTTTGGAGCTTTCATTGCTTACTATGTGAATCACCCTCTTTACACTCCTGTAAGCGATCTCCAGATGAAGATTGGATTTGGTTTTGGCTTAGTTTGTCAAGTTGCAAACTTCTATTGCCATTTATTGTTGAGAAATCTCCGAAGTCCCAGTGGTAATGGAGGTTACCAAATACCATACGGCTTCTTGTTCAATATTGTTACGTGTGCCAATTACACAACAGAGATCTACCAGTGGTTGGGCTTCAACATTGCTACTCAGACCGTTGCGGGCTATGTCTTCATGGTTGTTGCTGCTAGCATTATGACTAACTGGGCCCTTGGAAAGCATCGTCGTTTGAGAAAG CTCTTTGATGGAAAGGAAGGAAGACCAAAGTATCCTCGACGATGGGTGATATTGCCTCCTTTCCTGTAG